In the genome of Paenibacillus pabuli, one region contains:
- a CDS encoding GerAB/ArcD/ProY family transporter: protein MIEKGRLTVRQLGSLMFLCTIGEQIIVFPSMITSYAHQDAWLSALLGVAGGVGVLSIMLVLYKLQPRMNLIQHALHTLGPWIGAFISCFYLFYFLMGTSAFIREIGDFMTTQILPESPLFIVNLLFVCTLAWGLLSGLEPIGRSAEVFLPLIVVFLLILTVCLFPHSHLDNIKPILAEGFLNPFKGFVAVLTYPYCQLCIFLMLFPYAKKEAHWEKDILLAAVIGGLMLTLTLTICLLVMGPFMTQHHWFAAFNLSLKINIGNFLQRIEAFMASVWIIAVFFKSILFLYSFVLGITHLFKLSSYRPLIMPGALLILAMSLILAPNENFYLKVVIPYWIDWDLTCGIGIPLLLIMVHKLKARLRKG from the coding sequence ATGATTGAGAAGGGGCGTTTAACCGTAAGACAGCTGGGCTCATTGATGTTCTTATGCACAATTGGTGAGCAGATTATCGTCTTCCCCTCGATGATCACCTCATATGCACATCAGGATGCATGGTTGTCCGCATTATTGGGCGTTGCCGGAGGAGTAGGGGTTTTGTCCATTATGCTTGTTCTATACAAACTACAGCCCCGAATGAATCTGATCCAACATGCATTACATACTCTTGGACCCTGGATCGGAGCTTTCATCAGCTGCTTTTATCTATTCTATTTTCTGATGGGGACGTCTGCGTTCATAAGAGAAATTGGAGATTTCATGACGACCCAGATCTTGCCTGAATCTCCGCTTTTCATTGTCAATTTACTCTTTGTATGTACCCTTGCTTGGGGACTCCTTTCTGGTCTTGAACCTATCGGTAGGAGTGCAGAGGTTTTTCTTCCCCTGATTGTGGTGTTCCTGCTCATTCTGACTGTCTGTCTGTTCCCACATTCACATCTGGACAACATCAAGCCCATTCTTGCGGAAGGCTTTCTAAATCCCTTTAAAGGCTTTGTCGCTGTGCTTACCTATCCATATTGTCAATTGTGTATCTTTCTTATGCTCTTTCCTTACGCCAAAAAGGAAGCACATTGGGAAAAAGATATCCTTCTGGCAGCCGTCATAGGAGGACTGATGCTTACCCTAACGCTAACCATCTGTCTGCTGGTCATGGGGCCATTTATGACGCAGCACCATTGGTTCGCAGCATTTAATCTGTCGCTGAAGATTAATATAGGCAACTTTTTGCAGCGCATTGAGGCCTTTATGGCTTCCGTCTGGATTATTGCCGTCTTTTTCAAAAGCATTCTGTTCTTGTACAGCTTTGTACTCGGGATCACTCATCTCTTCAAACTGTCCAGCTATCGTCCACTCATTATGCCGGGTGCCCTGCTGATTCTGGCCATGTCCCTTATTCTCGCTCCCAACGAAAATTTCTATCTCAAAGTTGTTATTCCCTATTGGATTGACTGGGATCTGACCTGTGGCATCGGAATTCCTTTGCTGCTCATTATGGTACATAAACTAAAAGCAAGGCTTCGTAAGGGTTAA
- the tsaE gene encoding tRNA (adenosine(37)-N6)-threonylcarbamoyltransferase complex ATPase subunit type 1 TsaE — MNQTHEQWVYHSHGIADTEVLASALAEQANAGMVIALDGDLGAGKTAFSQKFAWHLGVRDVVNSPTFTLIKEYEGRLPLYHMDVYRISLEEADELGLDEYFYGAGVSLVEWSSIIPELLPQEHLHVQIETTGPEDRTITLDGYGETYAAMCRQFRQNGVK; from the coding sequence TTGAATCAGACGCATGAGCAGTGGGTGTATCACTCCCATGGCATTGCAGATACAGAAGTGCTGGCGTCCGCACTCGCTGAACAGGCAAACGCCGGCATGGTGATTGCATTGGATGGTGATTTGGGCGCTGGCAAAACGGCATTTTCACAAAAGTTTGCCTGGCATTTGGGTGTACGTGATGTGGTCAACAGCCCTACGTTTACCCTGATCAAGGAATACGAAGGGCGTCTGCCCTTGTATCACATGGATGTGTATCGCATATCGCTGGAAGAAGCGGACGAGCTTGGACTGGATGAGTATTTCTATGGAGCCGGAGTCAGTCTGGTGGAATGGTCGAGCATCATTCCCGAATTGCTGCCGCAGGAACACTTGCATGTGCAGATCGAGACGACGGGTCCGGAAGATCGAACGATTACGCTGGATGGGTATGGTGAGACTTATGCTGCCATGTGCCGACAGTTTAGACAGAATGGAGTCAAATGA
- a CDS encoding H-type small acid-soluble spore protein, translating to MDVKRAKAIYDSKDTIAVTLEGDPVWIENVDEANGMATVQVGSRPGNTQTVRVDRLEE from the coding sequence ATGGATGTGAAACGGGCGAAAGCTATTTATGATTCGAAAGATACGATTGCAGTTACATTGGAAGGAGATCCGGTCTGGATCGAAAATGTGGATGAGGCCAATGGCATGGCAACGGTGCAGGTGGGCAGCAGGCCGGGCAATACCCAGACAGTACGTGTAGACCGTTTGGAAGAGTGA
- a CDS encoding hemolysin family protein has translation MDSERYALNLVLVAFLIGLSAFFVAVEFALVRVRPSRIDQMIAEGNKRALAVKQAVANLDGYLSACQLGITITSLGLGWLGEPTVEKILHPVFESMSMPETVSSFLSFVIAFVAITYLHVVVGELAPKTIAIRKAEAVALWTSTPIIWFNRIMYPFIWLLNSSANQLVKLFGIKPASEHEEAHSEEELQIIINESFESGKINQAEFGYVSRIFAFDEMLAKEIMVPRTDMVCLYVNRSNEENLEIIRQEQYTRFPVVNESKDDIIGIINTKQFFLELYGNDEPVDLSSLIQPVSAVHETTPVKDLLKKMQKDGVHIAVLVDEYGGTSGIVTIEDVLEQIVGEIRDEFDADEVEDIQVINENYVIMDGKVSLSKVNDMFTSNLDADEWDTIGGWLYSHRPEMNEQEEYEFENLTFVLLEKDKNRFYKVAVVPKEPLTMSDYIEEDESNS, from the coding sequence ATGGACAGTGAGAGGTATGCGTTAAATTTAGTATTGGTTGCTTTTTTGATAGGACTTTCGGCGTTTTTTGTAGCGGTGGAATTTGCACTTGTAAGGGTTCGCCCGAGCCGGATTGACCAAATGATTGCAGAAGGAAACAAGCGTGCCTTGGCTGTCAAACAAGCCGTTGCCAACCTGGATGGATATTTGTCCGCCTGTCAGTTGGGTATCACGATTACATCTCTGGGACTGGGCTGGCTGGGTGAACCAACGGTTGAGAAAATTCTCCACCCTGTGTTCGAAAGCATGAGCATGCCGGAGACCGTTTCTTCATTCTTATCGTTTGTTATTGCGTTTGTTGCCATCACGTACTTGCATGTGGTAGTTGGTGAACTTGCACCTAAAACGATTGCAATCCGTAAAGCTGAAGCCGTTGCTCTGTGGACGTCTACACCTATCATCTGGTTTAACCGAATTATGTATCCTTTTATCTGGCTGTTAAACAGCTCAGCGAATCAACTGGTCAAGTTGTTCGGAATCAAACCTGCATCAGAACATGAAGAAGCTCACTCGGAAGAAGAACTACAGATTATCATCAATGAAAGCTTTGAGAGCGGCAAAATCAACCAAGCCGAATTCGGATATGTAAGCCGGATTTTTGCTTTTGATGAGATGCTAGCCAAAGAAATCATGGTACCCCGGACTGATATGGTCTGCCTTTATGTCAATAGATCGAACGAGGAAAACCTGGAGATTATTCGCCAAGAACAGTACACCCGTTTTCCTGTAGTAAATGAGAGCAAAGACGATATTATCGGTATCATTAATACCAAGCAATTTTTCCTGGAATTGTACGGAAACGACGAACCTGTCGACCTGTCTTCCCTCATTCAACCGGTATCCGCTGTGCATGAAACGACTCCAGTCAAGGATCTGCTCAAAAAAATGCAGAAGGACGGCGTCCATATTGCCGTGCTGGTCGATGAATATGGGGGTACTTCCGGAATTGTAACGATTGAGGATGTGCTTGAACAGATTGTCGGAGAAATCCGGGATGAGTTCGACGCAGACGAAGTGGAGGATATTCAGGTCATCAATGAAAACTATGTCATTATGGATGGCAAGGTATCTTTGTCCAAAGTAAACGACATGTTCACATCAAACCTGGATGCTGACGAATGGGATACCATTGGCGGATGGCTCTACAGCCATCGTCCAGAGATGAATGAACAAGAAGAATATGAGTTCGAGAATCTGACCTTCGTTTTGCTGGAAAAAGACAAAAATCGCTTCTACAAAGTCGCCGTTGTTCCCAAGGAACCACTGACCATGTCCGACTACATCGAGGAAGACGAGTCGAATTCATAA
- a CDS encoding YitT family protein: MSNVTVKELTSKPDHNVKSSVFSLKLLQRIVMILVGAALMAVSLEVFLVPNGVIDGGITGISIMVSELTHLPLGIFLTLLNLPFLILGYKQIGKTFALSTLLGIVVMSIGTSLLHHVPALTPGEPLLGAVFGGLILGVGVGLVIRSGGSLDGTEIVAILLSEKSPLSVGQIVLFINVFIFAGAGFVFGWPNALYSMIAYYIAMKMIDIVNEGLDQSKSVWIISEKYRDIGSALTDRLGRGVTFLDGEGGFSGDEKKIIFVVITRLEEAKLKSIVEDWDPHAFVAIGNIHDVKGGRFKKKGIH; encoded by the coding sequence ATGTCCAATGTAACGGTTAAAGAATTAACATCCAAGCCGGACCACAATGTGAAGAGCTCGGTGTTTTCATTGAAGCTTCTGCAGCGCATTGTGATGATTCTGGTCGGTGCTGCACTGATGGCTGTGTCACTCGAAGTATTTCTCGTGCCGAATGGCGTTATTGATGGTGGAATCACAGGGATCTCGATTATGGTGTCAGAACTTACGCATCTGCCACTCGGAATTTTCCTGACCTTGCTCAACTTGCCTTTCCTGATTCTGGGATATAAACAAATTGGTAAAACGTTTGCGTTATCTACACTGCTCGGGATTGTGGTAATGTCCATTGGAACATCTTTGTTACACCACGTTCCGGCATTGACGCCCGGTGAACCGCTGTTAGGAGCAGTATTTGGCGGATTGATCCTCGGTGTTGGAGTAGGCCTGGTTATCCGTTCGGGTGGTTCACTGGATGGTACTGAGATTGTAGCCATTCTGCTGAGTGAGAAATCACCGTTATCTGTTGGGCAGATCGTTCTCTTTATTAACGTATTTATTTTTGCTGGTGCAGGTTTTGTGTTTGGCTGGCCAAACGCTCTGTATTCCATGATTGCTTATTATATTGCAATGAAGATGATCGATATTGTAAATGAAGGATTGGATCAATCCAAATCGGTATGGATTATCAGTGAGAAGTACCGCGATATTGGTTCTGCCTTGACCGACCGTCTAGGTCGTGGCGTCACTTTCCTGGATGGAGAGGGCGGCTTCAGCGGAGACGAGAAGAAAATTATTTTTGTGGTGATTACCCGTTTGGAAGAAGCTAAACTGAAGTCCATTGTTGAAGATTGGGACCCGCATGCCTTTGTGGCAATTGGGAACATTCACGATGTGAAGGGCGGACGTTTCAAGAAAAAAGGTATACATTAG
- a CDS encoding RNA ligase family protein, whose protein sequence is MFNPLVPFEPISRDVIPTGPNWIAQIKWDGVRMLAYEDGHGIQLINRRLHNRTAQYPELVQPRNLCSVPSYILDGEIIALDPDTGKPSFYHVLRRDRMSRPDGIAQAINQIPVTYMVFDILFCDGVWVTDQPLAERQRLLHQVLNPAPHVQEVTNTSDPDALLTVMRQHQMEGIVCKDLSSTYGINGKDQRWQKVKIFHDLYAMIGGVTYRNGIVNAIAVGVYDGPNFVYIGHVGTGKLNSDSWRKLTEEVKPLIRKDRPFYNIPERSAETTWIEPQIGVKVQFMELTHHFTLRHPSIQAFASVKQDECGISQISQLIPER, encoded by the coding sequence ATGTTCAATCCCCTGGTTCCTTTTGAACCTATATCCCGAGACGTGATTCCTACCGGGCCAAACTGGATTGCCCAAATTAAATGGGATGGGGTCCGCATGCTTGCTTACGAGGACGGACACGGAATTCAGTTGATTAATCGCAGATTACACAACCGAACTGCACAGTATCCTGAACTGGTCCAGCCACGCAATCTGTGCTCCGTCCCTTCTTACATTTTGGATGGAGAGATCATTGCCCTTGATCCGGATACGGGAAAACCGTCCTTCTATCACGTGCTGCGGCGAGATCGCATGAGCAGACCAGATGGCATTGCCCAAGCTATAAACCAGATTCCGGTGACTTATATGGTATTTGATATTCTTTTCTGCGATGGGGTATGGGTCACAGATCAACCCCTTGCAGAACGTCAGCGTCTGCTGCATCAGGTTCTGAATCCTGCTCCCCATGTTCAGGAGGTAACTAATACGTCAGATCCCGACGCCCTGCTCACTGTAATGAGACAGCACCAGATGGAGGGAATTGTATGTAAGGACCTTTCCAGTACCTACGGCATCAACGGTAAGGATCAACGCTGGCAGAAGGTCAAGATTTTCCACGATCTGTATGCGATGATTGGTGGAGTAACCTACCGCAACGGCATCGTCAATGCAATTGCAGTCGGAGTATACGATGGGCCTAACTTTGTCTATATTGGTCATGTAGGCACGGGTAAACTGAACTCGGACTCCTGGCGTAAATTAACCGAAGAAGTGAAGCCTCTCATCCGAAAGGATAGGCCCTTTTATAACATTCCGGAAAGAAGCGCGGAGACCACATGGATCGAACCACAAATCGGTGTCAAAGTGCAATTCATGGAACTGACCCACCATTTTACGCTACGTCACCCAAGTATTCAGGCTTTTGCTTCGGTAAAACAAGATGAGTGTGGGATCAGCCAGATCAGTCAGCTTATCCCTGAACGATAA
- a CDS encoding VOC family protein, whose translation MTSTYQIPATTHLGEVSLRISNLDRSIQFYTEVVGLKLLERSDKVATLSADGKQSLLRLEQLANAVTMPVRSTSGLYHFAILLPDRKSLGLALRNLAESGIEIGQGDHLVSEAFYISDPDQNGIEIYADRPRDTWKRDADNNYIMSSDPVDVDSLFALAANEPWQGLPAGTVIGHVHFHVRSLEESRRFYTGVLGFDIVGNFANMSALFVSAGGYHHHIGLNIWAGTGAPVNPDNATGIDYFTIIYEGKEQLEQAVEQLRQSNTSIEQQGNDWFTIDPQNIRIRLTTTS comes from the coding sequence ATGACTTCTACTTATCAAATCCCTGCTACTACCCATCTGGGTGAAGTAAGTCTGCGAATCAGCAATTTGGATCGCTCCATTCAATTTTATACCGAAGTGGTCGGGCTGAAACTTCTTGAACGCAGCGATAAAGTCGCTACCCTGTCAGCCGATGGAAAACAGTCCCTTCTGCGACTGGAGCAGTTAGCCAATGCAGTGACGATGCCTGTTCGCTCCACTTCGGGCCTGTATCACTTCGCCATTCTGCTGCCTGACCGCAAATCGCTGGGCCTTGCCCTCCGTAATCTGGCTGAATCCGGTATCGAAATCGGCCAAGGCGATCACCTTGTCAGTGAAGCATTCTACATCTCGGATCCGGATCAGAACGGGATCGAAATCTATGCAGACCGCCCCCGGGACACCTGGAAGCGGGATGCAGATAATAACTACATTATGTCAAGTGATCCCGTTGATGTAGACAGCCTGTTCGCTCTGGCCGCGAATGAGCCTTGGCAGGGGTTGCCTGCCGGAACGGTCATTGGTCATGTTCACTTCCATGTACGCAGTCTGGAGGAGTCCCGCCGCTTCTATACAGGAGTGCTTGGTTTTGACATCGTTGGTAACTTCGCCAACATGTCCGCCCTGTTTGTGTCAGCGGGCGGTTATCACCATCACATTGGGCTGAACATTTGGGCCGGTACAGGCGCGCCTGTGAATCCCGACAATGCGACAGGGATTGACTACTTCACCATCATTTATGAAGGAAAAGAACAATTGGAACAAGCTGTCGAACAACTGCGTCAATCAAACACATCGATCGAACAGCAAGGTAATGACTGGTTTACTATAGATCCACAGAATATTCGCATTCGCTTGACCACAACGAGCTAA
- a CDS encoding Ku protein — MHTVWKGAISFGLVHVPVKMFSATEDKDISMRYIHKVCGSPLAYVRKCPSCEVEVQWEEITKGYEYEKGKFVLFEKDELEALNDSSSKTITILDFVDLTEIDPIYFQKTYYLSPDQAGGNAYQLLMTAMRDTGKIGIAKISIRSKSSLAAIRVLGDCISMETIFYPDEIRPVTQVPNLPEVLNVNEKELTMAKLLIDQLSTPFEPGKYTDDYRAKLLDLINHKVAGEEIKIAPAKPEANVMDLMAALQASIEAVKPIPTDPGTTTAKPKKRAPKKTTVQAAAGGETETPAPAKRKKAAPKPKA; from the coding sequence ATGCATACAGTCTGGAAAGGTGCAATTAGCTTTGGTCTGGTTCATGTTCCTGTCAAAATGTTTTCGGCTACCGAAGATAAAGACATCTCCATGCGTTATATTCACAAAGTCTGCGGCAGCCCACTCGCTTATGTTCGTAAGTGCCCTTCCTGCGAGGTTGAGGTTCAATGGGAAGAGATCACCAAAGGATATGAGTATGAGAAAGGCAAATTCGTCTTGTTTGAGAAGGACGAGCTTGAAGCGTTAAATGATTCCAGCAGCAAAACGATTACCATTCTCGATTTCGTGGATTTAACGGAGATTGATCCGATTTATTTTCAAAAAACATACTACCTTTCCCCCGATCAAGCGGGAGGAAACGCCTACCAGCTACTAATGACTGCCATGCGGGATACAGGCAAGATTGGCATCGCCAAAATCTCCATTCGTTCCAAAAGCAGTTTGGCTGCGATCCGTGTGCTGGGTGATTGCATTTCCATGGAAACCATTTTCTATCCGGACGAGATCCGTCCCGTCACCCAGGTTCCCAACCTGCCCGAGGTTCTGAACGTCAATGAGAAGGAATTGACAATGGCAAAACTTCTGATTGATCAGTTATCTACTCCTTTTGAACCCGGTAAATATACAGATGACTATCGCGCCAAACTGCTTGATCTGATCAATCACAAAGTGGCAGGTGAAGAAATCAAAATTGCCCCTGCCAAGCCGGAAGCCAACGTCATGGATCTCATGGCTGCGCTGCAAGCAAGTATTGAAGCTGTAAAGCCCATTCCTACCGATCCCGGAACCACCACGGCCAAGCCAAAGAAACGCGCTCCCAAGAAAACTACGGTCCAGGCAGCGGCTGGGGGAGAAACAGAAACTCCTGCTCCTGCCAAAAGAAAGAAGGCTGCGCCAAAGCCCAAAGCGTAA
- the rimI gene encoding ribosomal protein S18-alanine N-acetyltransferase, which translates to MEHVENDEQEAALQFRFMTLDDIPDVMIIEHEAFTLPWTEEAFRNELTHNHFAKYMVMELEGTAIGYAGMWTIMDEAHITNIAVREAYRGRKLGEKLLDELMRTAAYLGMERMTLEVRVSNRIAQSLYQKKGFESAGLRKGYYSDNGEDAMIMWANLPPASRSGEEEGSVTDS; encoded by the coding sequence ATGGAACACGTGGAGAATGACGAGCAGGAAGCAGCGCTCCAGTTCAGGTTCATGACTCTGGATGATATTCCTGATGTTATGATTATTGAACATGAAGCCTTCACCTTGCCCTGGACGGAAGAAGCGTTTCGGAATGAATTGACACACAATCATTTTGCTAAATATATGGTTATGGAATTGGAAGGTACAGCGATTGGCTATGCCGGCATGTGGACCATCATGGATGAAGCCCACATTACCAATATTGCAGTCCGGGAAGCCTATCGCGGGCGCAAGCTCGGTGAGAAGCTGCTGGACGAATTAATGAGAACAGCGGCTTATCTCGGGATGGAACGAATGACGCTGGAAGTCAGGGTCTCAAATCGGATTGCCCAGAGCTTGTATCAGAAAAAAGGGTTTGAATCGGCAGGTCTTCGCAAAGGGTATTACTCCGACAATGGGGAGGATGCGATGATTATGTGGGCGAATTTGCCGCCTGCGAGCCGGAGCGGCGAAGAGGAAGGAAGCGTAACGGATTCATGA
- the cls gene encoding cardiolipin synthase, with protein sequence MFWLVIILLVFIFQAATILLLEFRNPAKAVAWLFILFCIPLIGFVVYYFVAQDYSKRKKVRKGGSRIFREIRETIWEQAHIVDHADQMSGSRFTNQQRLFNLLSHLSESPITGCNRSQVLTNGEETFAAMLRAMEQAEHHLHVEFYIFRDDVISTRFQDVMIRKAREGVKVRLICDGLGSHKMSWSFIRKLQEAGVEFHYFLPPLIATIDRRVNYRNHRKIVVVDGKIGFVGGINVGDDYLGQYPEVGFWRDTHVQIEGDAVYFLQNTFLNDWKLASGEQITEPQLTELFPPHICSGDERIQILASGPDQDWDAIQEMCFGSISVACERIYITTPYFIPDPALYEAIKTAAVSGVDVKIIIPYQSDSRLVHLASMSYVEELLRAGVKFYQYRKGFVHAKVLIVDDLLATVGTANMDMRSFFCNFELTAVLFETSSMQRLTEDFERDLHECSQIDVKVFQRRSRWQKGAEMLSRMLSPLL encoded by the coding sequence ATGTTTTGGCTGGTCATTATATTGCTCGTATTTATTTTTCAGGCAGCCACCATTCTGTTGCTGGAATTCCGTAATCCGGCGAAAGCTGTGGCATGGCTTTTTATTTTATTCTGTATACCCTTGATCGGTTTTGTTGTGTATTATTTTGTCGCCCAGGACTACAGCAAACGAAAAAAGGTCCGAAAAGGCGGTTCTCGAATCTTTCGGGAAATACGGGAAACAATTTGGGAGCAGGCTCATATTGTGGATCACGCCGACCAGATGTCGGGTAGTCGATTCACCAATCAGCAGCGTTTGTTCAATCTGCTGTCACACCTGTCTGAGAGCCCAATCACAGGATGCAACCGGAGTCAGGTGCTTACGAATGGTGAAGAGACATTTGCAGCCATGCTGAGGGCAATGGAACAGGCAGAGCATCATCTGCATGTTGAATTTTATATTTTTCGGGATGATGTCATCAGTACCAGGTTTCAGGACGTAATGATTCGCAAAGCCAGAGAAGGCGTCAAAGTGAGATTGATTTGCGATGGACTCGGCAGTCACAAAATGAGTTGGAGCTTTATCCGCAAGTTACAGGAAGCAGGGGTTGAGTTTCATTATTTTCTGCCGCCGCTCATTGCAACGATTGACCGAAGAGTGAATTACCGGAATCACCGTAAAATTGTTGTGGTGGATGGAAAGATTGGGTTTGTGGGTGGAATTAATGTAGGAGATGATTATCTTGGGCAATATCCGGAGGTTGGCTTCTGGCGTGATACCCATGTACAGATCGAAGGAGATGCCGTCTATTTTCTGCAAAATACGTTCTTGAATGACTGGAAGCTTGCATCCGGGGAGCAGATTACAGAGCCTCAGCTGACAGAACTGTTCCCGCCGCATATATGTAGTGGGGATGAACGGATTCAGATTCTGGCCAGCGGACCGGATCAGGACTGGGATGCCATTCAGGAAATGTGCTTTGGGTCGATTTCCGTGGCATGCGAACGCATATACATCACAACACCCTATTTCATTCCGGATCCTGCATTATATGAAGCAATCAAGACGGCTGCCGTCAGTGGAGTGGATGTGAAAATCATCATTCCGTATCAATCCGATTCCCGGCTTGTGCACTTGGCTTCTATGTCCTATGTGGAAGAATTGTTGCGTGCGGGAGTGAAGTTCTATCAGTATCGCAAAGGTTTTGTACATGCCAAGGTTCTGATTGTGGATGATTTGCTTGCGACGGTAGGTACAGCCAATATGGATATGCGCAGCTTTTTCTGTAATTTCGAGTTGACCGCTGTGTTGTTCGAGACATCATCCATGCAGCGATTGACCGAGGATTTTGAGCGTGATTTGCATGAATGCAGCCAGATTGATGTGAAGGTATTTCAACGGCGTTCACGGTGGCAAAAAGGGGCCGAAATGCTTTCTCGCATGCTTTCTCCGCTGCTTTAG
- the tsaB gene encoding tRNA (adenosine(37)-N6)-threonylcarbamoyltransferase complex dimerization subunit type 1 TsaB, producing the protein MEDLQKQPRQRFLALDTSTAVMAASVMEGHALLEERNERAERNHSVHVVPVMEQLLEASSTQPGQLDGIAVGIGPGSYTGIRIAVTAAKTLAWAWDIPVVGVSSLQALAWGGWHSGLAAKAEAAAEDAAAGAGGTPSTDQGGTSAAPVHWIVPLVDARRGQAYTALFASAGSAAPRRLEPDAIRLVDGWLEALAARMAEAAPEERPAAVWIVGETGPHAAAAAELRCPAGTALQLVPYELEGRWVGRLGAEALLAGQRDDVHALVPNYTQLAEAEANLLRKG; encoded by the coding sequence ATGGAAGATTTACAGAAACAGCCGCGCCAGCGGTTTTTGGCGTTGGATACCTCGACTGCGGTGATGGCAGCTTCAGTTATGGAAGGTCATGCTCTTCTGGAAGAACGCAATGAACGGGCAGAACGCAATCATTCGGTACACGTTGTGCCTGTAATGGAGCAGCTGCTGGAAGCCAGCAGCACGCAGCCGGGACAGCTGGACGGCATTGCCGTTGGCATCGGCCCGGGTTCGTACACGGGCATCCGCATTGCGGTAACCGCGGCTAAGACGCTGGCCTGGGCGTGGGACATCCCCGTTGTCGGGGTGTCCAGCCTTCAGGCCCTGGCCTGGGGCGGCTGGCACAGCGGCCTCGCCGCCAAGGCCGAAGCTGCGGCAGAGGATGCCGCAGCAGGGGCTGGCGGAACGCCATCCACGGACCAGGGCGGCACAAGTGCCGCCCCTGTCCACTGGATCGTTCCGCTTGTGGATGCGCGGCGCGGTCAAGCCTATACCGCGCTGTTTGCCTCCGCCGGGAGCGCTGCGCCCCGGCGGCTCGAACCGGATGCCATCCGTCTGGTGGACGGATGGCTGGAAGCCCTCGCCGCCCGCATGGCGGAAGCGGCGCCGGAAGAGCGGCCCGCTGCCGTCTGGATTGTCGGCGAGACGGGCCCGCATGCGGCGGCAGCGGCTGAACTCCGCTGCCCCGCAGGAACGGCGCTCCAGCTCGTACCCTATGAGCTGGAGGGCCGCTGGGTTGGGCGCCTGGGCGCCGAGGCGCTGCTTGCAGGTCAGCGAGATGACGTGCATGCGCTTGTGCCCAACTACACCCAGCTTGCTGAAGCAGAAGCCAATCTGCTGCGCAAAGGCTAA
- the ligD gene encoding non-homologous end-joining DNA ligase — protein sequence MAHTIKGTITINGTELTVTNPDKLLWPEAGVTKAIYLQKLAALAPYLLTYTRNRLLTTIRYPHGAGGDFFYQKNAPDPVPEFVRTEVHEGIRYVVMDNLPDLLWLGNLAALEFHPSLHAVGSHLPCEWMIDLDPSQEEEPRIMQAALIVGETLTSLGLRSVPKTSGATGIQIIVPIRQGVTFDQLRDIGYFVGKYVTQKHPDLFTLERLKKDRGDRIYFDYLQHYGGKTLAAPYTPRAKPGGTVSTPLTWDEVRKNVSVKDYHLMNIVERLTQTGDLIAAVEPQPVELIIQHLKQK from the coding sequence ATGGCCCACACAATAAAGGGCACCATAACAATTAATGGAACGGAGCTTACCGTAACCAATCCGGACAAGTTGTTATGGCCCGAAGCAGGTGTAACCAAGGCTATCTATTTGCAAAAACTGGCTGCACTGGCTCCCTATCTGCTTACTTACACACGCAACCGGCTTCTTACCACGATACGTTACCCACATGGTGCAGGCGGCGATTTTTTCTACCAGAAGAATGCTCCAGATCCCGTTCCAGAGTTTGTACGAACCGAGGTGCATGAGGGGATACGATATGTAGTGATGGACAACCTTCCTGATCTATTATGGCTTGGCAACCTAGCCGCTCTGGAGTTTCACCCTTCCTTGCATGCTGTAGGCAGCCATCTGCCTTGCGAGTGGATGATTGATCTTGATCCTTCGCAGGAAGAAGAGCCTCGCATTATGCAAGCTGCTCTGATCGTGGGAGAAACGCTGACTTCGCTTGGTTTGAGATCCGTACCAAAAACCTCTGGTGCCACAGGTATACAAATTATTGTTCCGATCCGCCAAGGAGTAACCTTCGATCAATTAAGGGACATCGGTTATTTTGTAGGCAAATACGTCACTCAAAAACATCCGGATCTATTTACACTGGAACGCCTTAAAAAAGACCGAGGGGATCGCATTTATTTTGATTACCTGCAACATTACGGCGGCAAAACGCTCGCAGCTCCCTACACACCCCGTGCCAAACCAGGGGGTACTGTATCTACTCCGCTTACCTGGGACGAGGTTCGGAAAAACGTATCGGTTAAGGATTACCACTTGATGAATATTGTGGAGCGCCTAACGCAAACCGGAGACCTGATCGCCGCTGTCGAACCCCAGCCTGTTGAGCTAATCATCCAGCATTTAAAACAAAAATAG